ACGCCGGTTCCCCATCAAAGTCGCAGGAGTAAAACCCGTCCACCCAGGCCACGTTGCTGGAGCCACACTCTTTGTTGCAGTGTCCCTGATAGCCGTCACGAACCTCTTCACACCTAATGCCCACCGCTAGGATACCGGTTTCACCGCGCATCCGCACTTTGAGTACGTCACTCCACCGGGCATAACCCGGGCCCATAGCGGTCAAGGTAGCCACCAGAATCGCAAATACACACAAGGTTCTCTTAACAGCCGTCACGAGGTGTCCCCCTTCCTAGGTTCCCTGCGGTGGAGCACGGTCTTAACACTTACTCGACCGTTTCAGCAGTCCCAACCTCGTTCCACTGCGAGGACTTGATGGTAATGGTTCCGGTCGCCGAGGCGTTCATCGGGCAAAGGTTGCCGTCTTCTTGTCCATTGTCGGTTTCGTCTATATAGAACTCCAGATTCACGGTCAAGGTGCCGTTTTGGTGTAACTGCTGGTGTCCGATAGCTTCGACCAAACCTTCCCAAGTGGAGTTCGTCTCATCAGACTCGACAGTGAATTCTTGTGCCGGTAACCCATAAGCTGCGGGGTTGTCCACGGTAAACGACCAGCCGGCTATCTTAATGTAGTCTGCCAAGTCCCCTTGCCAGTTCGGCCCTTGAATATCTTCGATCTTAACCGGAACCGTGCCGGTGCTGGTGATTACGAAGGTAAAACCGGGCTTGTAGAACGGGTAGCCGTTATTGATGGTTACATTCAGAGAATGGTCAGCGTTCTCGCCTTCGCCCTGGACACACTCGATTGAAGCAACGTCCTTGCCTTCCTCGTTGTGCCCTGGGCCGTACTGCGGGTCTGCACCCCGATCGTTTACTCCGCCAGGCGCAATAGTCGTTTGCAGGTTACCGGTTTCCACGTCGGAGCTGATGGTAACGGTATCGGACCATTTCGCAAAGCCGAAACCGACCAAGGTCAAAGTCATGACCGCCATGACACATATAACCAACATTTTTCTCATTTGTTAAAAACCCCCTTACCATTCCTACAGTGATCTATTCTCTCATCCATTCTGAATCGAACTCTAACCTCTGGCGTCAATCACCCCTTTCAACACCTAATAGTTGCCGGACAATCCTCTTCTGGTCTACGTTTCCATACTAGCAACTCCTTGTCCTAACCTTCTATTGACCGAAAAGACAAAAAAAAAGACGGCGAGTTAAACCCAGATTGCGATTCGGGCTAGTCCCCTTCCCCCGGATGTAAGACGGGAAAAAAGGCAACAAAAAAGGCCGGAAGCAACCTTCAAGCTCCTACCCGGCCTCAAGTCTTTGCTAATTAGCTTTGCTTCTTTCTTTTAACTTTTTAATACCTATTACGTACAAATACTATACAAAGACAACCACTCCGCTGCGACCTGTTCCTTCTCGTAACGGCTATCCCATGGTCATGTTCCCGTTTTTGACCAACCCGAGCTGATAAGCAGCGGCTACTGCTTCTGTCCGGTTACGTACTCCGAGCTTACGGAAAATGTTGCGTAAATGGGTCTTAACCGTCGATTCCGATAAATAAAGGCTGGCTGCAATTTCCTGGGTCGACAGTTTGTTCGCCAGCATTGCCAGCACTTCCTCCTCACGCCGAGACAGGATTGAAAACGTCCCCTTGCTTTCACCAGTCTCCGTACCCAAACTGGTTTTCAGGTCAGGACGAGGTAGGCACAAAAGTCCAGCCCCTACCACCAACTCCACCGCGCTCACGATTTGCTGCGGCAAGAGTCGTAAGGGCAGACAGCCCATCACCCCGGTTCTCACTAGTTCCAAAAGATTGAAGCGGTTAGGATTGCCAACCATTACCACGGTCACGGTGAACGGACAGCAGGCTTTTAACTCCGTTAACATGTACAACAAATCTTCTTTCAGCTCCCACAGTACTACCTCTGGTTGCAGCTGCTCCGCCGTCTGAATCATTTGGTCGAGATCAACCGACCCAGCTACTTCAAACCTGCCGCTGGCTGCGAAAGCCGCTGCCAGCCCGTCCCTCCACTGGCTCGAGTTACTCGATAACAGGATGCGGAATGCTCCCATAAGCATCACCTTATTATAACCCTTCTCATCATCCGCTCACGTCCCCATGGCTCATGTCCTTCACCCTGAAGCTCGGCTGAAAATTCGGATTGCATCACCAAAAACTGAGGATTAGGCTTTGTGGTATTTCTATTCGCCATGTGCTGTTAAGTTCCTCCTCAACAACAAAAAAATACCACCGTATGAACGATGGTATTAATCCCCCTCTGTTTCTTGGCTACTTCCCACAGCGGTTTGTCATCCCTTCTTTACAAAGAAGTCGCTTACTTTTCTTATTCCTGGCGGGTGAAGCGACCGGGATCAGGATTAATCCAGGGTTACTTCTAGAGGATGATGAGTCTTCCGCCAAAGTGACTCGTCTGGGTTGAAATAGGTGGTAGAAGGTTTACGAATAAACCTGCCGTCTTTGATGTAACCAGCATCCCACGTGGCATCCACCGGTACCCACTTGCCATCCACTAGTATCTCATTCCAGGCATGGAGTTGGGGCAAAAACCCGTCATTTTCCGCCCCTGCCTGGCCATACACTACCTTAGCGGGTAAACCAACCGCTCGCGCCAAAGCCGCGGTGACTAGCGCGTAGTTGAGGCAAATCCCTTTGCGAAGCGTAACGGTTTGACTGGCAGGTACCATGGAGCTATCCGTGTTCGAATCCGCAGCACAATCGTAGGCAATGTTCTGCGTCACCCATGCATGAATGCTCCTCACCTTGTCCATGTCTGAGGCCCCAGAATCCACCAAGGATTCGGCTAGCGACTTGATAACCGCACTATCACTGTCAACGTAAGCCGAGGGAGAAATATAGCGCAAATCTTCATCCTCAAGGCTGTTTACCGTGAACCGGATGCTCCCGTCGAAGCGGCGTGGGTTGTCGCCCGCCCACACCGTGTAAATCCCAGGACCGAAACGAAGGTCCACGGTACGGGAGAACCTTCCTTCCTTGACAGGAACCGAGTACGTCTCCAGCTCCTTTTCCGGCCCGCGCAAGCATATCCACACCTGAGTAAGGGTAGATGTCCCTTCAATAAGCAGTTTTCCAGAACATTCAGCGTTGTTTCTAGAAGGCGCGGTAATAGTTATTGAGGGTGAGGCGAAACTGACACTGTATTCGGCCCACGCCTTACCGACATATCCATACGCAGTGCCTAAAGAAAACATTAACGCCAATGCTACGGCAAGAACCCGCTTGCTGGCTAACACTGCTACCCCTCCCCAAACAAAAAACCAGGACCGCCTGCCATGCTGACACGCGGCCCTGGTGAACTCCTTCCTCAAAATAGCCCAGATCCGACTCCCGGCAGCTGGCTGGCATAGCGAATGTTCGCTTTAGCCCCTATAGCTTTGCGTCACCATCTTTGGATGGTTTTGCCTTTATCAGGAAACAGAGTTTATCCTCTTGTCTTCGCATCTCCTGTAGTGTTTTCTACAAAAATATTACCATAGTCATATAATACTGCCAATAACTTTGTACCAAATTTGGACTGTTAGTCCCATTTATTTTGCACCCCGGGCCTACTGACCTTCACATCTCCACGTCTTCCCGTAGGTACTCGCGTCCCTGCCGGTCAACGTCCACCGTTACCCCGGCTATGTTCCCCTTTTTAACTTCTGCCATTACCTCGTCCATGCTGACAACACGCCCGTCATCGAGAACAGCACCTATTACCTGGCCCTCTTCGTTCCGCACAATATCCGCTATCCTGGGCATAGCACGACCTCCTTCAGCCTTTTCCCTAGTTTTCCCTGCCCAGAATCAGGTATGTGTAGTTCTGGCACCAACAGAGCCAACTTATCTATTAGAAGCGCAAACCGAGAACGGAGGTAGGAGTAGGAGGTAGTACGGTTATCTAAATCTGTAAGTTTCTAGTGTTGGAAATCATGGTAGAATAGTAACCAGGAGGGTGGTGTTTGTGAAGCTTGACCGCATAACTGTAAACCCCCAAATATGCATGGGCCAGCCCACCATACGCGATACGCGTTTTACAGTCGCTTTTATTTTGAAGCTTCTGGCTTCCGGTATGGATATTCCTGCCATTATTAACGCTTATCCGGAACTGGAGAAAGAAGACATTCAGCAGAGCCTGATGTACGGTGCCTGGCTTGCTGCAGAGCAGACAAGACCTATACCTTGGGAGGCCCAGGGGTCTTGAAAACTTTACGGTATCTGGCGGACCTTCATATTTCGCCTCTCACGTGTGAATTGCTACGCGAAGCGGGTTATTTCGTAGTCAGAGTAAGCGACGTTCTTTGTCCCGCAGCTTCAGACGAAGAAATTCTACGTTACGCACGCAAGCACCAGATGATCATTATAACCCAAGACTTAGATTTTTCAGCCCTTCTCGCCATTACTAATGCTTCACAGCCGAGTGTTATAACCCTCCGCTTAGCCATACCTCACCCACACTCCGTAGCCAAGATTCTTTGCCAGGTACTACCAGGAGTCGAACCCGATCTGGTAAGAGGAGCTATAATTTCTGTGACCGAAGACAAAGTTAAGGTAAGGACACTCCCTGTCCACTGAAGACGGGCTAGGGAAAGAATTGGCCACTGCTGAAGAATTTTTGGAAAATGAAAGTGGCTGAATTAGGAAAGAAATTGGGAAATAAGCTGGCGGCGGAAACTTATACCAGACCCTCCACCAGTAAGGTGAAGGGTTTTTTGTCTCGCCGCCTTTTCCCTAGTTTTCCCTGCCCAGGATCAGGTATGTGTGGTTCTGGCACCAACAGAGCCAACATATCTATTAGAAGCATGAACCGAGAACGGAGGTAGGAGGTTGTGACGCGAATTCGACATTTGTTTCCAGGAGGCAACACCTGCAACGGGTTTCATTCCTTCTACGAGTTCATCGTGCCGAACCAGGCCCGGTTGAAACTGGTCTTGAAAGGCGGCCCGGGAGTTGGCAAGTCGACCCTGATGAAAAAACTAGGCGAAGAGTTTATCGACCTGGGTTATCGTGTGGAGTTTCACTGGTGTTCATCTGACAACGAATCCCTGGACGCCATCGCACTGCCGGACTACGATATCGCGGTCGTCGACGCCGCACAGGGTCGTGTTTACCATAGAAATGGTGGACAAGCCTTCAAAGTAGTGGTTTTTAAATGAGCTTTACGGCGGTTCCTCATTACCGGCATGTTTCAGCCGTTGGCTGAAAGATGCCGCTTTTCCCCCGCCGGGGTCGCTGCGTAGGCGCGACGATCTGGCGGCCTTTTTTCGTACCACTCAACAGGGGAACTCCTCGTCGTAAAAAGCTGAGCGAGCAGCCTCCGCTATAGGCTACTCGCTCCCCTAGGACAAACCCATAAACGCTGTTAACCATAATGATAACCCCTACGCCCGAATTCCCGCTGACAGAACTCATAGAGTTCTTCAGTAGAATTGAATTCTGGAACAGGTCCTACCAAATACGGGCGCACTTTTTTGTTATATTCTTCAAGTGTAAGAGCCTTAAACTCTATGAGCCCGAAGTCCTCGA
The sequence above is drawn from the Syntrophothermus lipocalidus DSM 12680 genome and encodes:
- a CDS encoding response regulator transcription factor — translated: MLMGAFRILLSSNSSQWRDGLAAAFAASGRFEVAGSVDLDQMIQTAEQLQPEVVLWELKEDLLYMLTELKACCPFTVTVVMVGNPNRFNLLELVRTGVMGCLPLRLLPQQIVSAVELVVGAGLLCLPRPDLKTSLGTETGESKGTFSILSRREEEVLAMLANKLSTQEIAASLYLSESTVKTHLRNIFRKLGVRNRTEAVAAAYQLGLVKNGNMTMG
- a CDS encoding transglutaminase domain-containing protein; protein product: MLASKRVLAVALALMFSLGTAYGYVGKAWAEYSVSFASPSITITAPSRNNAECSGKLLIEGTSTLTQVWICLRGPEKELETYSVPVKEGRFSRTVDLRFGPGIYTVWAGDNPRRFDGSIRFTVNSLEDEDLRYISPSAYVDSDSAVIKSLAESLVDSGASDMDKVRSIHAWVTQNIAYDCAADSNTDSSMVPASQTVTLRKGICLNYALVTAALARAVGLPAKVVYGQAGAENDGFLPQLHAWNEILVDGKWVPVDATWDAGYIKDGRFIRKPSTTYFNPDESLWRKTHHPLEVTLD
- a CDS encoding DUF3892 domain-containing protein, translating into MPRIADIVRNEEGQVIGAVLDDGRVVSMDEVMAEVKKGNIAGVTVDVDRQGREYLREDVEM
- a CDS encoding DUF433 domain-containing protein; its protein translation is MKLDRITVNPQICMGQPTIRDTRFTVAFILKLLASGMDIPAIINAYPELEKEDIQQSLMYGAWLAAEQTRPIPWEAQGS
- a CDS encoding DUF5615 family PIN-like protein, which produces MKTLRYLADLHISPLTCELLREAGYFVVRVSDVLCPAASDEEILRYARKHQMIIITQDLDFSALLAITNASQPSVITLRLAIPHPHSVAKILCQVLPGVEPDLVRGAIISVTEDKVKVRTLPVH